A segment of the Pan paniscus chromosome 9, NHGRI_mPanPan1-v2.0_pri, whole genome shotgun sequence genome:
ACCAGGAAATCGATGTGAACTGCTCTCAATTATGCAGCAAATACTAAGAAGAAAGGACAATGCTGAATTCAAATTCAGTTAAAGGCAGTCCTCAGGCTCTTTCAAGCTAGCCCTAGATGGCAAGTGTGTCCTGAGACAGGTTTCTCTACTGGGTTTCAGCACGGGGCTTTACCATCCTTCAGATCTTTTCTAAAGACAAAAATGACAAAGTCTATAGATGGAAGAGGGGGTAATGAAGCAGGGAAGGGGGAAACGATGCtgatttgtttacttttattatctttttttaaatgtggtcaggggttttatagtattttttgtttaatctttttggttattgaaaaaaatagaacagTCCACTGTCCAGCAGAGGCTGCTTCAACTCTATTGCTCGCAGGGCTCATTCTGCATGGATCTGTGTTTCAGGATGCTGCAAGGACAACTCTGCAGGCAGGAAGGCCCCTTGACCCAACGCTGTCGCATAGGTCCTGCTCTGTGGATGGGGAAAGCCAGGGGGCACGTACGTCCCCATGCCGCCCCCTCCAAAGACTCCTCGCTGGTGCTGAGGCAGGGAGTGGTAATCTTCCAGGTTATCATACTGGGACACAACAGTCACACTGTTCTGGCGCTTGCCGTGTGGTTGGTACTGGTACAGCACACTGGGGTCCCTCTCCACGTTCTGGGTATGATGGAGTTTGAGGCTATGACTCCTCTCTGGTTTAGGGGGTGGGACGATTGACTGAGTGAGGTGTTCTTCCTCCTTGTAGCAGTCTCTGGAGTGTTTCTCTGGGGCAGAAGGCTGCCTAACCCAGGGTCGCTCCATCTCTTTGGAGAGCCTTACCTCTTTGTGGTTCAGTCTTAAAGATTCTTGCCCGGATGCAGCATATTTTACTCCAGAGTTGTGGTAGCTGACTGGCTCAGAAGTGTCTGGAATCCCTTTGGACCCATAATCTAACTGGCCAGCTCCCTGGGGATAAGGGGGCCCATTCTTTGACTCACAGAACTGCCTATGGCTTGCTTCTTGGTGTGCCCTGTGCTCAGGGAGACTGCAGCCCATGTCAGGAAGCTTCCTGCTCCTCAGGCTGCTCTGCTTCTGAGGCAGGGATGGTTTCTCCGGCTGCGTGCTACCATGGCCTCCGTGATGGTGGGCTCTGTCCATCTCTGCCTCGGGATGCCTCCTATAGAAGCGGTCCTCTCCCTCGGGACTGATGGCCTTGGCTGCATGGCggctctcctttccttctgccaCTGAGAGAAGTCCAGTTTTCCCAGGATCTGATTTACTACGCAGATGGATGACATAGATCCCACCCAAGTCGTCCTGCACCGCCGGGGTCATGTTATCATACTGGGACATGACAggccctttcaccttctgccgaGCACGGCTCTCTCTCCGGATGGACTGCATGCGGTATTTTTCCATGTCCTCAAGATCCCATGAGGTGTAGGTGTGCTTTACATCAGCAGCCGGAGGCATGCTGACTACATTATGGTCGTTGGGAGAGAAATAGCCAGTCACGTTGGCCCGGGGACGTGGAGCCAAACCAGCATAACTGTACAAGCTCTTTCCTTGCAGCCTAGGATTGTAGAAAGCAAAGTCTCGATTGGGAAGGCGGTGAAGGGGTCTCAACTGAACTGTGCCATAGGCATCCACATCACACAGGGCCCCATCTGGACTGTAATAGGAACTAGAAGAACTGGAATATGGGCTATACCTGTAGTGGACCCGGCCATTCTCAAAGTAAGGCTGAAGCTGAGTGACATGATAATCTGAGCGGGCCTGGGAGGACTGATATGGCTTATATTGGTACAGGGGTCTTGGGCAGTAGGCTGGCTCATCATCTGGGGGAACTTCTGTCCGTGAAATGGGAACAGAGCGAATCATGGAAGATGGCGGAGCATGGAGAGACTGCACTCTCCGGATGGTAGGGTACGGTGGAATGTCTTCGGGGTAACAGGTATTCCTGACAGAGGAGCTCAAAGAAGACACATACTCGACCCGGCTGCATGGCTTGGAGTGGTGTCCAGATGCGTTTCTTCCTGGGGCCACATATGTGTTATAACGAAGACCCATGGAGGCTGGTGGCTCTGACCTGGCACCATACACTTGGTGCTGCTCCAATTTATTGTGATGGGGAGGTACACTCTGGGGACGGTACTGGCAGTTTGGAGTCATATTGAAATGCAAACAGTTTTCTGGACCAAAGGGTTCAGTGGTGACATCGGGCCTAGCAAAGGAGGAGTAAACTGTTTTCTGAGAAGCATGCTTAGGTTGTGGGACAGGAAGTGGTAAAGGCAATGCATCGTCCACAGAGGCGGATGAAGCAGTGACAAAGGAATGATAATTTGAACTGCTAGTGGCATCTGCACTGCTGGAGTGTATGGCAGCAACCATCTTACTCTCCATCATCCTGGTGGGGGGCAGTGGTGCAGGAAAGCCACAGGGATGCGCAGGGACAGACTCGGCGCGCAGGTGCAGCAGCGGGACCCGGGCACCGTCCCGCACTTTCTCAGGCAGGCCTGGCTGGACAGCTGTAGCCATGGGACActgagcagcagcagcaccaccgTCACTGATGAAGGCAGACGCAGGGTCATCCATGGCTCGAGGTTCAGGTGGCCTCTCTGGAACTGGAACTACTCCGTGAACCTATTGAAAGATGATAATACTATGGGTCTATTTTTTGTTCCCTCTATGAATCAAGTACTATTAAATTTGTAACTCACAAATTAAGGCTGGTTGTGTAGCAGCTTGAACTTTCCCAAGCCATGTGGTTGCAATGAATCTGTACCCATTTCTAGGAAAAGAAGGCTGGTTGGGTAGCAGCTTGAACTTTCCCAAGCCATGTGGTTGCAATGAATCTGTACCCATTTCTAGGAAAAGAAGGCTTGTGCTGCTATTTTGTACAACACCCAGTATTAACTTTGGAGAACCATTCAAAGTGTTCTAATTTATGAGAGGTTTTAAATGCGAGATGAGGTTGCCTATGGcataattttaatatacaaaCCAAAAGAGAGGTTTAGTCAAGTAATACTGTAGAGCTTAAAAATACATACCCAGTCTATTAGTCTAGCTCAGTCTCAACACAAAGGACATCTTGTTAAATTAGGAGTTAATTCTATCATCTGGGGAGACTTTTGAAATTCACAGTTGTACACAGTTAGCAGTTTTAGGGCTTCAAACATAGGGAAAGGCAATATTCAAATCAGAAGCTACTGCCTCTCTCCTACCTTTGATTCCACCTTAGTCTGGCCAAAGATCATCCTCATACTGAAAACATGCTATCCTTGAGAAGCAGTAAACACAGCATCCTCCACTAAGGTCTAAAATCTTAAGTCCTATTAATAGTTCAAGGTGACCATATAGAAGAAAAACAACCTGTGGcactttcttaaaatatgagGAAATTCAGGAAGAAACCTTAGCATTCTGCATACTACATTCTCTCACTGAAACAGGCACCTGACTATGGGACAAACTGCTGGTGAATGCTAGGAAAGTAACAAAAAATCCCAAGGCACTATCATCTCTTATACTTCCAAAAAGTCTGCAAGGCAGACAGTCTTACGAATGTTTTGAGAATGAAGTATTTTCATTGTGTAACTGTGAATAATTGGCAGAGGGTaggtaaatgacttgcccaaagtcacaatgAGTCAGTGATGgagttggaaaaaaataagaaaaagcaacCCACAACCGTAAAGCCCACTTTGTCTCATTTGATCCTGATCTCTTTGTGTTACTGGAATAAACTACCGAGACACTTTAGGAAGAAAAGGGAGCAGGTACAGTTAAGCTATAGTCATCTAGGAGCTACTCCTTTCCTAGGGAAAAGCCAGCATCAAGGTAATGGCAGACTCCAACCTCAAACGGGAACTATCTCATGGAAACCAGCCACAGGGCTTAAAAGTAATTGTTGTGTCTGACTCAAAGATAACAACACACCCTGCTGAAAAGTGACATACCTTTGGTAATAGTATATTTCATCTCACTGATATCTTCCCCTTCTTACCTTGTGGGAATTATTTAATCCTATATTGGTTGCTGCTTGTACCTGCCCCACAACTGGTGGCTGCTCTGCAGATCTCTGGGAAGGCGGAGGGGGAAGGGGACGATTAGTTCTGTGCGTGCGCTGAAGTGTGGCAGCAGCAAAATCAGCAGTGGTGGGTTGTTCAGCCACATCCCAGCTGGCTTCCTTGGTGCTCATTTGGGCTGTTGCTGGAGTAGTTGTCATGTAAGTCATGGTGGCTGTGCTGGTATTCTCTTCGGGGGACCCAGAAGGAGGGTAGATTTTATCGCTAGGTAAATTAGGAGGTGTGGGTGATTTGTCTGCAAGGgacccagaaggaaggaagattTTATCCCTAGGTAAATTAGGAGGTGTGGGAGATTTGTCTGCAAATTCTAAAGGGTGATGGAGTTTATCCACACTTGCACCAAGATAAGAAGGAGGCTGATCTCCACTGTAGAAACGGGGTGGAGACTGGTCCTGACCCAAGAAGGAGACAGTTGGCATACTGTTcttcccagactggtcttcaGGGAAACTTACATGATCATCAGACTTCTCCGAGTCTAAGGGAACTGAAGTAATTCTGGCCTTTTCTGGGTCCCCAGATAAATATGCTTGATGTGGCTGATTCCCTGTTAAGTCTACTTGGTGATGTTGCTCCCCAGATTCAGTTGTGTTGGAATGGGTAGGATCTCCAGTAGCTGTTGTCTCTGGTAGAGGATGGTCACAGTTTCCTGGTGCATTATTCTGGAGGTGGAACTGCTCTGCTGGTCGATCGGTTTGGAAATAGGCATTATCTAGAGCAACTGCAGAGTAAGAACTGGACAGATTATCTTCAGTTGTAGCCACCGCTATGTCTCCATAATTTGTATACCCAGCCTGAGAGGTCCCTGGTCTCTTCAATGACTGAGTTGAGGCTTGCTGTGCGGACTCAGCTAATGCTAGCGCCAACATTCGGGCAACATTTTTCGGAGGCGGTGGTGGTGGGATAAGAGAGACTGAACTGACAGGAACGGAATCCTGAGGGGGGTCATGGGTAACTGCTCCTAGTGGgaaattgggaaaaaaaatgagagtgAAAAGGTAGCTTACGTTATCCTAAATGGAAAGCCAAACACTCCCCATGTGATCATTAAAAAATAGGTGCCttccatatttcaaaatggcAATCCATGATCTTCTATCCCACATGCAAATGCTGTTGAAAACACATCTGgttcagaaggaaaactaaaacaaacagtGTATAAAGACTgcaatctcttcttgaattgttacagagatggggggaaaaaaaagcatgtcCCTCACCTGGCTCAGAAAAGATTGCTTAGAAAACAAGCTTCAAGTGCTTGTAGACTGTTATTATGAACAGTTTTTACATTTGATGGTGTAGCTGGCTTGTTAACTTGGAAGGctacaataaagatattttattagaAGAGAAAAACACAATCAAGAGCTACGCAGTTGTGCAAAAATTATCCACGAATTCTCACCGTCCAAAGAGATAAGGGGACTTTTGTGAAGATTTGAAGCAGGACCATTGGCCCTTTTGGGGAGTTTTGTTTGACTGCTTTTAATTTAGGGCTCTGAGCCATCAGCACCACCCAGAAAAGCATTCTCTTTGATTAAAGGCTAGCTGTGGACAAATTTCTCTCTTAAAAGGCACAGATGGCACACAGGATTGAAGATCCCTCTTAACTTAAAGAAAGAATGGAGGAAAACAAACGGTACCTGTCTGAGTCTGTCCAGAAGCTACAGCCTTACTCTGACTGCTTGAGACAGACTGATCCTCTTTCCCTGGCAATTCTACTTCTTCAGCAGCCACCTGGTCCAGGGGCTGGACTTCAGATTCATATGCTTCTTGGGCAACTGTCtcatttgttttcatctttactATCTGGGTGGGGGATCTATTTGTGGCATCCCTTTCTTCAACGCATTTGTCCCAGGTTGAAGATGATGCATTCTGAGCTGTGGTATTTGAGACTGTACCAATGACTTCTGACACCCGTGGTGGTAGGGTCACTGAAATTGGCTCAGATATGCTCATAGAAGGTGATTTGCTTAATTTCCGTCCTATCTTCGGAGAGAAAGCATAGACGACCTTTTCAGTAAAGGAGGATGGCTTAGATGATTTCTCTTCAGTTGGGCTCAAGTCCAGGGTAAAGAATGGACTCAGTTTCTCCTGAAGAGGAGAGACAGGTTCAGAGCTTGCTGTGCTTCCTGGAGTCTGACATTGGCTACCACCTGTTTCTGCATCCTTTTTATTGGCACTTGGTTTATCCTTGGAGTATCCCGGTGAATCTAAAAAGGAAGCACCACTCTCCAGACATTCTGATTCGGCCTTAGGAGGACTACATTGAAATGACATTGGATCAAAATCCAGGCTGGCTACTCCTATGTCTGGTGGGCTCAAGTCAACATCCTCAGCTGAATGAGGAGACATAAGGGCTGGGATATGAAGCAGccctccttcctcctcactcTCATTGTCATGAGGCAGATTATCATAGGAGTTACAGCGGTTCCCCAGCATTTCTCCATTAAAAGAGGCAGACAGTGCATCACTGGAAGATCTGGGTCTTCTGGGTCGGAAGAgcttagaatcacctggaaaaaaTGAATAACAATGTCAAAGTAAGAACATCGTAGATACAGAATGCTGTGGTAAGTCACCTACTCAGCACAGCAGTAACTTACTATCTAGGTGAAGGAAGTGttacttctcattttctttctgaaaattctTTCAGTGCACACAGATCATTTACACTTGAGATAACAGAACTCCAAAACCAAATGCTAAATAGCAAACACGTGATAGAATCAGAGGGCGAATGCAGTATTTCATGCTCTGGAGAGGAAAAGAACTCAGAATGCTTGGATTCTATTACTAATCCAACACTGATTCTtggtgtgactttgggcaagtttttcatttctttgtgtcttaTTTTATCACTGGCCTCATATGACTTATGAGGTGGAATTAATCACTTTGAGTGGCATTTTGAATCTATAATagcaaaatggatttttttttgtggggaaACATCCTTACAATattcaaatttctaaataaattgaACTTCTCAATTAAAAAATCTTCATAATCCCATAaagtatttatgtatatttagtaAAAAATTCCTTTCAGATACTAAACaagaacttcatttttttctttaagaatagattttaagtttCCCAAGCAGTCTTCAAGAGTGGCAGAGAGTATTACATAATTTTACGATGTTGCTAAATATCCAACTGGTAAAAAAGAAACTCTCTATTCTATTAGGATTATTTTAATTGCCATagttaaaaagtaatttaaagagGCAGAAACtatcttaataaatataaatatattggcCGGTCACAgcggttcatgcctgtgatcccagcactttgggaagctgaggtgggcagatcacctgaggtcaggagttcgagactagcctggcctaagtggcaaaaccccgtatctactaaaaatataaaaactgcttAATTATACACTTTATAAAATTATGctcccgggcatggtggcgcatgcctgtagtcccagctatttgggaggctgaggcaagataatcacttaaaccgggagttagaggttgcagtgatccaagattgcgccactgtactccaaactgggcaacaaagcgagactctgtctaatatatatatatatatatatatatatatatatatatattcacaaatgTATTGATCACTCATAAAATTAATTCCTTACAAATATCTTCTGCTTAACACTAGTATCCACCTAGCTTGCTGCATTGTTTTGTAGGTTATCTTGACTAGTTTAATTGAAAATCTTGGAAAACTCATATGCTCCCATTGTAAAATCTAAAGGAAACAGTAATAACACAAGTTTTCACtagatattaataaatataaatagttaACTTGAAATATTTTGGCTACTTTTATGTAAACTGAATAGCAGTCATgccaaaaatgaaaagattaaagACTGCTTCCATGTGAAAGCATCAATGAATTTTAATCTGAATAATACTAAATAGATACTAGTATTCCTAGGAAATGAGTTAATAGCCTATTTATTAAgcacagatatataaaaatatactcaaTTGCAGTATTCCTTTATGCAatatattatagaataaaatGACTGATGCTTTTAGTCTTACCATCAACTGCATGGAGAGATGTAAGAGACTCCTCACTTTTAGCTGAACGGAGGGTTCCTTCTGCCCTGCCACctgaagaataaaaaacaaatagtgtGAAGATTTcttatttgttacatatgtggTTAATGGGATCGGTGTTTTTCTTGATACATTTAAACTTTTGAGAGTGATTAGCTGTACATTTTGACAGCAATTTAGTACTCTATTACATAATGTGTTATACTGCACATTTTGACAGCAATTTAGTACTCTATTATATAATGTGTTACACTGTTCTCAAATGGTTTCCCGTGTGAAAAATCTCTTTTCTAAAGGATTATGAATTTGAGCAGAGAGATTAACTAAGATGcttctttcttttacatttcctaAAGACCAATATGATATCTTGAATGACATCATACTGGATTTAGAGTGGGCCCTACacccaatgactggtgtccttgtaaggaAACACAGAGATGGCCATGTGGAGATGGAGGCAAAGATTGGAGGGATGCTGCCACACATCAAGGAATGCCAGGAGCCACCAGGAGCTTggaaaggcaaggaaggattttTCCCTGGAGCCTCTGGAGCAAGCACAGCCCTGCTGGTACCTTGACTTCAGACTTTGCGCTTCTAGAACcatgagggaaaaaaattctgtgtttttTACCACTTGACTTGCGGTAATTTTGTTACGGGAACTCTGGGATACTAACACAGGTAACTTTACGTACATATGTGAATCTTATTCGCTAAATATCTTCATCCTCTTTAACCCCTTGGCAGCACTACGAACACTTTCTTTTTAACCCCCTCCTCCCCTGCTGAGGATAGCAtgcatctctttttttctctgcctacCTTTGTAATCATTTCTTCTTACTCTCCTCTCATGACAGTTCTTCCTTTCCCACCTTTAAACATTGCTTCTCTCCAGCATTCAGCCCTCAGCTGGCTTCTTTTCACTCTGCTCCCATCTCCTGAAATACCATTCTTAGTCTCCTGTCAGTTAGGTGAATCCCTACTTCTCCTTGAAAACCCATATCAAAGGTTGTTATTTCCTAACCACTAGTCCCTCCTCTACAAGAGTTGACAATTCCTACCACAACTGTCTCATGtaactatttcttttattttttaagagactatgtcttgctttgtcatcgaggctggagtgcagtggcacaaccatagctcactgcagcctcaacctcctgggctcaagtaatcctcctgcttcagcctccggaatagctgagcctagaggtatgtgccaccaagccttGCTTATttgcaatttattattattattattattattattttgtagatgcagggcctcactttgttgcccaggctggtcttgaactcctggcttcaagcgatcttcctgacttggcctcccaaagtgttgggattacaggtgtaagccactgtacctagcCTAAACCACTATTTCAATAACTATGATTCTGCActaaaatttactttctcacacGTATGACTTCCCAATtttacttggaaggcagaggtacTACCCTAATTTTCTATCTGCAGAGCCTGCTATCAAAATAGCTAGCACATGCTCTACATGATTGCAAACTGAATGACGAATTAAATGAATTGAACATTATACTTCTAACATTATCTAAGAAGTACTACTATCCTTCCTAGATTCAGAAGTTGTTAATATCAATAGAATATggcttttaaactatttttaaaagagtagtTTTTCGACAGTAATAGATTTATTTGATCTAATAAGATACTCTATTAATGAGATATCTAATAAAAAATACCTTCTTTAGTTGAAAGAGTTATAAACTTGAAAGTTATGTTGAAacagttttgaaattttttagatCTGTAAAAATACGGATCAATAAATTTAGATACCATAGCAGTATTTATTTACAACAATATACAAGGTATATGTGAATTTAATcacatttacactatatataatctatatagtttccttaagaaaagaaattgcatacttctacatatttatatataatttatgttacTCTTCAATTTAGGAATAAAGAATCGGTGAGAGAAGACACTCTGTATGTGTGACACAACTGTGAACACGTTATGGAAGCAGATCATAACAATACATGAAGAATGTGCCCAGAACAACCGAAGACCATCATGACAGCAGCAGAAGTGAGAATCTCCCAGGCACTCACCTTTCAGAGCCATGGCTTTCATCTCTGAAGGCTCACTCTCATTCCGCTGCAGCTTTCGTTTAGAAACAGATGATGATTTCCCCAAGTTGAAAAAGGAACGCCAGCTACCCACAGGAGactttttcatcttattttgaGGCCTCTTtctatgaaagagaaaaaataatcaacattAAGATAGCCATGGGTCTGTCTTTTCttacagaaaagaaatgaacacatGACAGAAAGAACCAAACAGGCTGGAGAGGCATAAGTGAAACAGTAAGCAAACATCCACCTTCCAGACAGCACACTCTACACAGTGCAGCCAAAGCAGAAAATGGATAGTAAACATGCAGCTTTTAGTactagtaaatattttcacaaagaTCATTTTTATACATATCTTCATATTTGGATCCAACCTCACAAACtgcaaaataagtgaaaataagaCGTATCTGGGAATAGGAAATATTAAGTGTCCAAAAATAACACAGagttaaagaaaatgattttaggCGTGAGTAGAGAATAAAGGCAAACAAAGAAGACAAGGATTAAGAATAATAACAAACATATACtgaatgccaggcactgtgctacctGCCTTATATGTAATATCTCCTTTAAATCAGATACAACCACatgaggtaagtactattattctcattttgcagcCAAGGAAATTATGACACTAAGAAGTTCAAATAACTTCTTTAACATTATAAAACTATTAAATGATGGAGTCAGAATTGGAACTCAGGCCAATCTACATCCCAGTATCTACTCTCTTAACTACTACTCCATAAATAAATTTTTGAGTAAATTATGGAACTAGAATATAAAATCAAGATGCTAAAGACAAACTCAGGATGACAAAGTAAGAGTATGTTCCAACTTTTTGCTGATAGAATGTTTTTAGTCACAGGAAGTGAAAGGAAGTTAGAGGAGTATACTAAAATATGGGAAGAACAAATTCTAAAGTTATATTAGTACTACCCAATCCAGAGAATCAAAATCCTTACATTCATGTGTAATAGCCAAAGGAGTAGCAGAGACATCAAAAATAACTTTTACATACATTAGTCTTCCTACTATAACCTAGTAAAGAAGATACAGAAACCATGTTATTATCATTTCTTTAGAGTAACAGaatttcagagctggaagggacaTTGAAAGAGTGAACTGCTGCAGTGGTTCTCAAGTCCTAGCagacatcagaatcacctggaaagttAGATGAATGACCAGTTGCTGGGTCCCACGCCCAGGGTTTCTGATTCAGCGGGTCTGGGGTGTGACTGGACGACTGCACAATGTGCACTTCTAGCAATTATcaccaggtgatgctgatgctgttggcTGGGAGACCACACTATTAATCTCTTCTAACCTTAATGTGAAACCAACGTCAAACAAGTCACTGTCCACTCCTGACTTTCTGAACAAACTCTTCCAACACAGCTTATTTCTAAACAACTTTATAAACAACATAgttcagagagaaaaatcaacCCATATAGTGacagtatatccttatttttccaaACAATTTTCCCTATACCACTGATgttcttcttttataaaattacatGACATTGTAAAGCAAGAATCATTTGCATCATTCCCCATGAAGCGGTAAGTATCATCCATATTCGAATAAACAGGTTTCTCTGGGACTAGCCTAGAATTCAATAGAGtaatactaaaatacaaaattaaaagcaaactaaaagaaaataataggacATAGCTATGAAAATCATATCCCAAAATAGGATTTAACAAATTTTACCTTTCAAGTGGGAACTCAATTATGGTATGAAATTTCCCCTGAAGTGCAGCAGGTCCTTCTCCTACTTcgatatatttattttctgtcacaATTGGAGAATTGACCTGAGCTTGTGTTCGTGCCTGGGCCTCTTCCAATGTCAGCAGTTTGGTGGATGGAGAGGATACCAGGAGGGACTTGGGCCTTGATAGAGAAgcttcaaaaagaaaaggaagctgaTGAAGAGAGTCAACTACGTGAGTGTATTCAATTTGTTAGTATCTATCTctccatctatctacctatctgttGTTTCAAATTTTCTTCAAGTATGTTAAATAGCAAAAACCATAGTgctttatattaaatgaaaaactgaAGGGGACATACCAGtggcacacatacatacatataaaaccCTTTAATaactgttttcctttcttaaaagaTATGAGAAAagctttatattaaataaaaaactgaagGGGACACACCagtggcacacatacacacatacaaaactcTTTAATaactgttttcctttcttaaaagaTATGAGGAAAGGTGATCAATCACtcagatatttttagttttggaagcaatttttcttcttctgttccaTTTTATACTTTAATATACATCAATAATGAACGACAAGTTTTTTAATGTGTCATGAACTTAGATCACAATAGGTCTCATATGTAGTATTcactatatacacacaaaataactGTCAAATTGTGCATTTTGGTAAGCAGCCATACATTATTAGCTGCCTTATACCAGTGACACGTTTTTGTTGTTGCAATAAGAAATGCATGGTTTGCTACTCCTCTGGAAGCTGAGACACACCCTCCTGGTAGGAAGGGCCATCGGAGCCGTACCTGCCCCCTCTTGCATGGCCATGCTGATTCTGCCGCTGAACAGCACATCAACGTGATTCAGGATGAACTCAACAACCACAGACTGAATCCTCACTTCCATGAAAGCTGCTGTTCCACTGAAGCAGGCAGATTCTATCTGTTTTGATCTGTGAGGTAAACATTTTCATCACAGAGTTGTAAAGATAGCAGTCGTCAAGGGCCTCTTTTTTTAAACGTGTAAATCTCAGACAAACAGAGGAAGAAATCATACTTTTACTGTCCCTTAGCTAAGGCCCAGTTGCCTGTTTTAGGGAGACGCAAATAAAAAGAACAGAtttgtttaatcttttaaaagtttCCTTAAAGAACACTGATGAATCAGCCTTTTATTTAGGATTAGTTCTACTAAAATTAATAAGTGAAATGCAAATTACCTTAACAGGTTTGGAGCCCAAACAATTGCTAGATTTTTTGCATGCATATTTGTGATGGAACAATAGTCAGCTAGAAGAGACAAGTGTCTCATCAGGAACTCCAGTGTTctggaaataaaatacaacatattaaCAGAAAGAAACATGATGCAGCAGTATAGAACATAAAAGCCTGCTAATTAATTCCTAAGTTTGCAATAGCAAAATGAAGAAAGGGACCATACAAACCCaagagaacttttttttctgcttaacaGGTTGAAATATTACTATTAGAAGTGAATCTTCCACCAAAGCTAGTTTCTGgaacaaataatattttgaagttaTGCCATTCTACTTGCAGCAGACATACTAACAGGAAAGGATTTCAACACTTCTATGAAAGAAAACAGTAATGTCTCAAAAGCCTTAAAACAGTTACAAGAAAAATT
Coding sequences within it:
- the ARHGAP32 gene encoding rho GTPase-activating protein 32 isoform X3, producing the protein MKSSVHSEEDDFVPELHRNVHPRERPDWEETLSAMARGADVPEIPGDLTLKTCGSTASMKVKHVKKSTTPGLMGCDNIHRLPFTKGHFPKMAECAHFHYENVEFGSIQLSLSEEQNEVMKNGCESKELVYLVQIACQGKSWIVKRSYEDFRVLDKHLHLCIYDRRFSQLSELPRSDTLKDSPESVTQMLMAYLSRLSAIAGNKINCGPALTWMEIDNKGNHLLVHEESSINTPAVGAAHVIKRYTARAPDELTLEVGDIVSVIDMPPKVLSTWWRGKHGFQVGLFPGHCVELINQKVPQSVTNSVPKPVSKKHGKLITFLRTFMKSRPTKQKLKQRGILKERVFGCDLGEHLLNSGFEVPQVLQSCTAFIERYGIVDGIYRLSGVASNIQRLRHEFDSEHVPDLTKEPYVQDIHSVGSLCKLYFRELPNPLLTYQLYEKFSDAVSAATDEERLIKIHDVIQQLPPPHYRTLEFLMRHLSLLADYCSITNMHAKNLAIVWAPNLLRSKQIESACFSGTAAFMEVRIQSVVVEFILNHVDVLFSGRISMAMQEGAASLSRPKSLLVSSPSTKLLTLEEAQARTQAQVNSPIVTENKYIEVGEGPAALQGKFHTIIEFPLERKRPQNKMKKSPVGSWRSFFNLGKSSSVSKRKLQRNESEPSEMKAMALKGGRAEGTLRSAKSEESLTSLHAVDGDSKLFRPRRPRSSSDALSASFNGEMLGNRCNSYDNLPHDNESEEEGGLLHIPALMSPHSAEDVDLSPPDIGVASLDFDPMSFQCSPPKAESECLESGASFLDSPGYSKDKPSANKKDAETGGSQCQTPGSTASSEPVSPLQEKLSPFFTLDLSPTEEKSSKPSSFTEKVVYAFSPKIGRKLSKSPSMSISEPISVTLPPRVSEVIGTVSNTTAQNASSSTWDKCVEERDATNRSPTQIVKMKTNETVAQEAYESEVQPLDQVAAEEVELPGKEDQSVSSSQSKAVASGQTQTGAVTHDPPQDSVPVSSVSLIPPPPPPKNVARMLALALAESAQQASTQSLKRPGTSQAGYTNYGDIAVATTEDNLSSSYSAVALDNAYFQTDRPAEQFHLQNNAPGNCDHPLPETTATGDPTHSNTTESGEQHHQVDLTGNQPHQAYLSGDPEKARITSVPLDSEKSDDHVSFPEDQSGKNSMPTVSFLGQDQSPPRFYSGDQPPSYLGASVDKLHHPLEFADKSPTPPNLPRDKIFLPSGSLADKSPTPPNLPSDKIYPPSGSPEENTSTATMTYMTTTPATAQMSTKEASWDVAEQPTTADFAAATLQRTHRTNRPLPPPPSQRSAEQPPVVGQVQAATNIGLNNSHKVHGVVPVPERPPEPRAMDDPASAFISDGGAAAAQCPMATAVQPGLPEKVRDGARVPLLHLRAESVPAHPCGFPAPLPPTRMMESKMVAAIHSSSADATSSSNYHSFVTASSASVDDALPLPLPVPQPKHASQKTVYSSFARPDVTTEPFGPENCLHFNMTPNCQYRPQSVPPHHNKLEQHQVYGARSEPPASMGLRYNTYVAPGRNASGHHSKPCSRVEYVSSLSSSVRNTCYPEDIPPYPTIRRVQSLHAPPSSMIRSVPISRTEVPPDDEPAYCPRPLYQYKPYQSSQARSDYHVTQLQPYFENGRVHYRYSPYSSSSSSYYSPDGALCDVDAYGTVQLRPLHRLPNRDFAFYNPRLQGKSLYSYAGLAPRPRANVTGYFSPNDHNVVSMPPAADVKHTYTSWDLEDMEKYRMQSIRRESRARQKVKGPVMSQYDNMTPAVQDDLGGIYVIHLRSKSDPGKTGLLSVAEGKESRHAAKAISPEGEDRFYRRHPEAEMDRAHHHGGHGSTQPEKPSLPQKQSSLRSRKLPDMGCSLPEHRAHQEASHRQFCESKNGPPYPQGAGQLDYGSKGIPDTSEPVSYHNSGVKYAASGQESLRLNHKEVRLSKEMERPWVRQPSAPEKHSRDCYKEEEHLTQSIVPPPKPERSHSLKLHHTQNVERDPSVLYQYQPHGKRQNSVTVVSQYDNLEDYHSLPQHQRGVFGGGGMGTYVPPGFPHPQSRTYATALGQGAFLPAELSLQHPETQIHAE